Below is a genomic region from Demequina sp. NBRC 110054.
TCGCCGCCGCGGGCCTTCCCGAGCCGCGCGTGCTCGTCGCGGCCGAGGACACGCCCGTGGGCAAGCCGGACCCTTCCGGCTACCTCCTCGGAGCCGAGCGGCTGGGCGTCGAGCCCGGACGATGCGTCGTGTTCGAGGACGCCGACGCGGGGGTCAGGGCCGCGGTCGCATCGGGAGCGACGACGGTGGTCGTCGGTGCCTACCGTTCCGCGCTCACCGAGGGGCTACGGGCCGTCCCCGATCTTCGAGGCGTGGCGGTCTCCGCGGCATCTGGCGCGAGCGCCTTCGTGATCCGTATGTGAAGCCGAAGACCTCGACGGCCGACCACCGTCACATGTTGAACCTGCACCAGCGAATTTCTAGACTCTCTAAGGTTATTTGAGCGCACATTGGTGCGCGCATCATCCTCTCTGCTTCAACTCACAGTTGAATTTATTGCTAGGATTAGATTTTCGGGATACTCTCGACCTACCCCGGACACCCAGTGTCCCCTCAAGGCGAGGCCGTGCGCGCGGCCTTACAGGCAAGGAAGCCTCATGACTATCTCCGACGAAGCAGCAGTCACCACGGAGTCGACGCACGACTCCACCAGCACCACCGCCGAGTTCGGCACGCCACGCAGGACCATCGGACTCGTGCTGATCGCCGCGCTCGGCATGTACATCATGGCGATGAGCATGTCGACCGCCCTGTCGCTTCGCATCGCGAGCATCGCCCCCGACACCAAGGATGTGCTCTACAGCCGCACGGTCTCCGTCAGCGCGCTGCTCATGCTCGTGGTCATCCCCGTCGTCGGCGCCCTCTCCGACAGGACCACCAGCAGGTACGGCCGGCGCCGCCCGTGGATCGTCGGCGGCCTCGTCGTCGCGGTCGTCGCCGCCGCGATCGCGGGCCTCTCCGCCAACCCGATCATCATCGGCGCCGCGTACGTGATCCTCGTGACCGCGATGCAGTCCGCCTTCAACGCCTACGCCGTCATCCCCGTCGAGGCGGTTCCCGACGCGATGCGTGCGAGGGTCATGGGGATCATGGGCCTGTTCGGAGCCCTCGCCTACTCGGGCGGTTCCTACCTCACCGGTGCTCTCGTCGAGCAGCCCCTCCTGCTCATGACGGCGCCGATCCTGCTCGCCGTCCTCACGGTCCTTCCGCTGCTCGCCCTCTACCGCGACCCCGCCAAGGCGAAGTCCGAGGTGCCCGCACTCGACGTGAAGGAGCTGTTCGGCGGACTCCTCGTGAACCCGCGCAAGCACCCCAACTTCGGATGGACCTGGCTCGCACGCCTGCTCGCCGGCATCGCGATGGCATCGCTGCTGACCTACTTCGTCTACTACATGCTGGACGTGCTCGAGGTGCCGCTGACCGAGGTCGGCGCGAAGGCCGGCCTGCTGACGCTGATCTCCGCCCCGATCTCGATCGTGTTCTTCACCGGCTCGGGTTGGCTGTCGGACAAGGTCGGCAGCCGCAAGCCCTTCGTGGCCGCGGCCGCGGGCCTCATGGCGCTCGGCCTCGTCCTCGGAGCCATGGCCGACAGCTTCGTGAGCTTCGCCGTCGCGTGGAGCATCTTCGCGATGGGTCAGGCGATCTACCTCACTGTCGACCTCGCACTGTGCGCCGCCGTGCTGCCGGACGCGAGGGACGCAGGCAAGGACATGGCGGTGTTCGGCCTCGCGCTCAGCATCCCCAACATCATCGTGCCGGCAGTCGGCCCGACCATCCTCTCGATCGGCGGGGGCGCGAACTACGCGCTGCTGTGGATCGGTGCCGCCGTCCTGTGCCTCGTGGGAGCGGCCCTCATGCCGCTGATCCGCGGGGTGCGCTGACAGACCGAGCTCGAGCGTACGAAGGGCCCTCGGCGTCGCCGGGGGCCCTTCGGCGTGCCAGGCTCCTGCGAATCAGGCTCCGCCGGCTCGCTTCAGCGGCCGTGCGGCCGGCACCACGAGGATCGCGAGGAGCGAGACGGCGCCGACGGTGAGCATCGCATCGAGCACGCCCACCCTGTCGCCCAGGAACCCGATCAGAGGCGGTCCCATGAGGAACGCCCCGTAGCCGATCGTGGAGACGACGCTCAGGCGCAGCGCGGCACGCGCCGGGTCGTCCGACGCCGCCGACATGCCGACGGGGAATCCCAGGCTCGCGCCGACGCCCCAGATCGCGACCCCGATGAAGGCGAGCCACGAAGGACCGAACACCACGAGCAGGCATCCCACCACGGCCGTCACGAACAGCGTGCGCAGCACCACGACGCGTCCGTACCGGTCGAGCAGTCCCGTGCCGAGGATGCGCCCTGCGGTCATGAACGCGAGGAAGACCGCGAGCGCGACGACCCCCATCGCATTGGAGGTGTCGTGCCCGTCGACGAACGCGACGGCCATCCAGTCGTTCGCGGTCCCCTCGGCGAATGCGGCCGCCAGCACGATCAGTCCGATCAGGAGCGTGCGGGGCTCGAGCCACGGCGATCGCGTCGCGCCGGTGACGTCGACCGCCTCGGTGGCGCCTTCGTCGTAAGCCGGCAGGAAGTCGCGGGTGAACCACCACATGACCGCGAGGCCCAGCACCGCCGCCGCCCCGATGTGCAGCCCGACGGGGACCGCGAGCCACGTGATGAGGGCGCCAAGCAGCGCTCCGATGACGGTGCCGCCCGAGAAGCCCGCGTGGAACCAGGGCATGATCGCTCGCCTCAGGCTCTGCTCGACGATGGATCCCTCGAGGTTCTGAGCGACATCCCAGGTGCCGAAGCCGAGCCCGACCATGAACAGCGGGACCATCACGAGAGGAATCGACGCGTGGGCCTCCACGGCGATCCCGGCCAGGAGGACTCCCGGCATGGACACGGCACCGCCGAGCCTCACGGTGTTGGCGGCGCCGATGCGGCGCGCGATCCGGCCCGCCACTGGCAGGCCGACCAGCGATCCGATCGAGAGGGCGAGCAGGAGCAGGGAGAGCTGGCCCGGGGTGAGGTCCAGCATGTCCTTCACGTCCGGGACGCGCGACATCCAGGAGGCGAAGGCGAAGCCGTTCACGGTGAACACCGCGAGCGTGGCGTTGCGCGCGGCGGTCACTGCGCCGGGGCTGCGGGTCAGGTCCGCTGGCTGAGAGGTCACGGCGTCAACTCTCCTCGGTGCCGAGGATCCACGCGAGCAGAGCGTCGGGATCGGCGTGGTCCATGCCGCCACGCACCACGAGATCGGCCGTCTCGAAGCGCGCATCCCATGGGTCCGTGACGTACGGAATCGCGAGCACGCGAGCGCCCGCCTGCTTGCCCGCGAGGACCCCGGGGACCGCGTCCTCGACCACGACGCATCGTCCGGGGGCGACCCCCAGACGCGAGGCGGCCTCCAGGAAGACGTCTGGCTCCGGCTTGCCATGCGCGACCTCGAGCACGGAGACGCGGGTGGCGAGCGCATCGTCCAGGCCGACGGCCCGCAGGGCCGTATCGATCATCTCGGGGCTCGAGCCAGACGCGACGGCCATGGGCACGCCTCGTGCGGCGAGCAGGCGGACGAGCGCGGTCGTGGGCGCGAAACCGGGAACGGATCCGAGCAGCCTGACGACGTGCGCGAGCTTCGCCCGACCCAGCTCGGCCGGGTCCGCGTCGACGCCGAAGGCCTCGGCCATGCGCGCCATGACCTCGTGCCCACCGAGGCCGATGAAGGGCTTCTTGTCCTCCATCGTCAAGGCGACGCCGTGCTCCGCGAACGCGAGCCGCTCCGCCTCGAACAGCAGCGGCTCGGAGTCGATCAGGACACCGTCCATGTCCCACAGGACGGCGAACCCGGAGTCAGCGGCAACCATGCCCCACCCACCTTCGCAAAAAACAGACAACGCTGTCGGTATTTGATATCGTGACAAGCATGCCACAGGAGCCGGGAGCCCGCCACGACAAGGAGGCGGGCACGTACGCGAAGGGCGATCTCCGCAGGGCCCACATCGTCTCCACGGCGCTGCACCTGTTCGCGGACGCCGGCTACGAGCGCACGAGCATGGTCCAGGCCGCCGCGGCCGCGGGCATCTCCCGCGCAGGACTCCTCCACCACTTCCCCACGAAGGACGACCTGCTCGCGGCTGTTCTCGAGGAGCGCGATCGCCTGGACGACGCGCGGCACTTCGATCACCTGGACCCGGCCGACCCCCTCGGCTGGCTCGCCAACCTGATCCGCCTCACGGAGTTCAACGCGACCCAGCCGCGGCTGGTGCGCCTCTTCGCGGTGCTGTCGGCCGAGTCGTCGTCGCCCGACCATCCCGCGCACGAGTACTTCGCGCGCCGCTACGCAGCCACCCGGAGCGAGTACGCGCGCGTCATCGCGGAGCTCGTCAGGCAGGACCTCCTCGCCCCCGGCGTCGAAGCCGAGGGGCTCGAGGTCGAGCTGATCGCCTTCACCGACGGCGTCCAGGTGCAGTGGCTGCTCGACCCCAGCATCGACATGGCGCGCCTCCTGAGGCGCAGGCTCCAGCAGCTGGTCACCGCGCCGCTGCCCGACCCGACGCCGGAGACGACGCTGCGCTCATGACCGCCTCTCGGCGACCATGAGCGCAGCGCGCACCGGGATCGGAGTTCCGGCTACCTTCCGCTAGGCCCCCAAGCGGAGGGATTCGGGCAGCCCATCGGCGTGGGCCTCGAGGAGCTCGTCCGTCATGTCGCGGATCTGCTCGAGCGTGAGGTGCGCACCGGTCAGCGGGTCGAGCGCGACCGCCTGGTACACGTGCTCCTTGTTGCCGGTGCGGGCCGCCTCGAGCGCGAGGAGCTGCACGTTGATGTTGGTCCGGTTGACCGCCGCGAGCGCGGGGGGAAGCTCGCCGAGCGCGACCGGCTGGATGCCGTTGCGGTCCACGAGGCACGCGACCTCGACGGTGGCGTCCGCGGGCAGGTTGAGGATCAGCCCGTCGTTCGGGACGTTGCCGTAGATGACCGCGGGCACGCCCGTGACGGCGGCGTTGACGATCGTCGCGCCGTACTCGATCGAGGGCTCGAGGCTGTCGGTCAGGTTCGCGAGCTGCTCGTCGACGTCGCCCTGCTCATCGTGGTTCACGCAGATGTCGTAGTAGTCCCAGCGCTCGGGGATGTACCGCAGCACCGTCTCCGGGTCCTTGCGGAAGTACGGGAGGTACTCCGACGCGTGGTGGCTCGACTCGGTCTGGAAGCAGCCGAAGGTCTCCATGATGGCGTTGCGGACCTGCTCGTTGCCGCCCTCGTAGTTCGAGTCCCCCTCGGCGATGCCGGTGTGGTCGCCGTCATCCTCGGCGATGTCCTCCGCGCCCCGGCCCAGTGAGTGCTTGCGGTGCATGATCTCCTTGAGGCGCGGGTAGAGGTCCTCCCCGTCACGCTCGAGCTTGAGCAGCCACGCCTGGTGGTTGATGCCGGCCGAGACGTAGGACATCTCCTCGTAGGGGATGCCGAGCGTGCGGGCGAGCATGCGGGTCGTGCCCTGCACGCTGTGGCACAGACCGACGGTGGAGATCCCCTGCGCGTTGAGATAGCCGGTGGCCATGGCCATCGGGTTCGCATAGTTGATCAGCAGCGCGTCGGGGCACAGGCGGAGCATGTCGTCGGCGATCGCCTTGTAGGCCTGGATCGAGCGCAGGAAGCGGAACACGCCGCCCGGGCCGACGGTGTCGCCCACGGTCTGGTCGACGCCGTACTTGCGCGGGATCTCGACGTCCCACTTGTAGGCCTCGACGCCGCCGACCTGGAAGGTGATGAACACGAAGTCGGCGCCGGTGAGCGCCTCCTCGCGCGAGGTCGTCTCGATCACGCTTGCTTGAAGCGAGTGGTGCTCCGCGAGCGCACGGGCGGCGTCGGCCGTGCGCTTCACGCGATCCGCGTCGATGTCCATAAGGACGTACTCGGCGGACTGGAGGGCGGTGTGGCTCATGAGGTCACCGATGAGGCGGAACGGGAACACGAATCCGCCGGCGCCGATGATCACGATTCTGGGAGTGGTGGTCATGGGACCGACTGTACGTTCGTCATTCACGCAGTTCCTCCGCCCTGCGTGGCGAATCTTCCGGAATCCTCGCCTCGTCGCGTAGCGTGGGGCCATGTCCGCCTCCGACGTCGTGGTCAACGCCCCTGGGTTCTGGGTGCATCGGGGCGGCGCGCTGCCGATGACGAGCGCGCACCGTCACGACGACCTGGAGCTGAACCTCGTCACGCGCGGGAGCCTCGAGTACCTCTTCGGCGGCAGGTCCCTCTCGGTGCCGGCCGGATCGATCGCGATGTTCTGGGCCGCCACCCCGCACCGGCTCGTCGACTCGGGGGACGATGCGGAGGCGCCCGAGGGCTGCTGGCTGCACGTTCCGCTCGCCACGGTGCGGGGATGGGGACTGCCCCAGGACTCGCTAGCCCGCCTCCTGCGAGACCGCCCGCTGATCGTCGACGCGGCCGGCCTCGGCGACCTCTCGGCCGCCTTCGACCGGTGGGCGACCGATCTCACCACCCCCGAGACGACCACGATCGCGCTCATGGAGGTCCAGGCGCTCGCGATGCGGATCCTGCGCGCCGCAAGGGACGGCAGCGCCGGCGGCCCGGGCGGGCGGCGCGGCTCCTCGCAGATGCCCGACGCGGTGGCCGCGATGGCGGGGTTCATCGCCCTCAACTTCCGGGATCCGGTGCGCGTGGCGGACGTGGCCGCCGCCGTGCCGCTGCATCCCAGCACGGCGATGCAGGTGTTCCGAGCGTCGCTGGGCATCACGATCGGCGAGTACCTCACGCGCTGCCGCGTCGCCGAGGCCCAGCGACTGCTCATCACGACCTCGAGGCCGGCGGGCGACATCGGGATCGCCGCGGGCTTCGGCACCGTGAGCGCGTTCTACGAGGCGTTCCGGCGTGCGACCGGCGGCCCGCCCGCCGCGTATCGGCGCGGCCTCGCGGCGCACGAGCCGCCGCGGAGCTGAACCGACCTCAGCAGCGCCTGCGGGTCACTCGGCCAGAAGGTCCGCGAGCAGGCCCTTCGCCCACTCGTAGGGACCGTCGTCCGGATACTGCCGGTAGTGGGTCTCGATCGTCATGAGCAGCACCAGGTAGATGCTGTAGAGCCACCGTCGCCGCGCCATCTCGGGCGTCACGAACTCGAGCCCGTATCCCTCGATGAACGGCGTGGGGTCGCCGAAGTCGGGCAGGTCCATGCCGTTGAAGCCGGCCTCGATGAGCGGGTCTCCCCACAGCGCGCGCTCATGGTCGATCAGCGCGACGATGCGGCCGTCCCTCACGAGCACGTTGCCCGGCCACAGGTCCCATTCGACCAGCCGCGGCTCGGTGACCTCGTCGAGCGCGTCCAGGTGGCCATCGACCACCGCGCGGACGACGTCATACTCGACCCCCAGGTCCAGCCCCGCGCGCTCACCGTCTCCGAGGATGTCCTCCATCATCGCGGCGAAGCACTCGCGCCACGTCGCGAAGCCGTCCCCGAGAAGCGGTCCGAAGCGCACGCCGACGGCCTCGTTGATCCCTCGGTTGAGCACGCCGAGGTCCCGCCGCAGCCCGGCCGTCACCGCGACCGGCACGTCCTCGGACTCCTCGAGGGCGGAGAGGCTGTCCCCCTCGATGAGCGGCATGACGAACCAATCGGCGTCGACGAGCTCATGCGTGGTGTCCGCGAAGTCGACCTCGGGCACCGGCGCCGACGTCCGCGAACGCAGCAGCTCGAGGGCCGCGAGCTCGGTGCGCATCGCACCGCGTTCGCAGGTCATCACCTCGACCTCCCGCGGAGGTGCGATCTTCAGCACCACCTGCCGTCCGGAGCGCAGGACGAGGCGGTAGGCGACGTTGAAGTAGCCCTCACCCAGCTCGGTCGCGAAGTCCTCGCCCTCGGGCACCTCGGCCTCGCCGTACGCCCGCGCGACGATGCGGCGCAGCACCTCGACGGGCTGGCGGTTCTTGGTGATGCTCTCCATCAGCCCTCCAGCAGCGCGCGAAGCCCGGCGCGCAGCGCCTCGCGCTGCTCGGCCGAGAGCCCCTCGGTGAGCCTGCGGTTCGCCTCCTCGACGAGCGGCTTGAGCCGCGCGCGCTCCGCGAGCCCGTGCTCGGTGAGCGTCACCGTGTTGCGGCGGGCGTCGTCGACGTCGCGCGCCCGCGCCACGAGACCGCGGCGCTCCATGCGCCTCACGAGATCCGCGACCGTCGAACGGTCGAGGTCGACGCGATCGCAGAGCTCGCGCTGGCTCGCCTGACCGCACTGATCGAGGATCACAAGGATCGAGTACTGGACGCTCGTGATCTCGGTGGAGACCACCCGAGACCACATCGCCAGATGCGCCTGCTGGGCGCGGCGGATCAGGTACCCGGTGTAGCGCTGCGGCTCCTGATCGTCGATCTCCACGGCCCGATCATCCCAGGGCGGCGGCCTCCCTTTCCAGCAGGATCGCGGAGAAGAAGTCGGTCAGCTCCACCCGAGCGGCGAGCGGCAGCACGTGCGCGACGTACTGGTCAGGACGGACGATGACGAGCGCGCCGTCGTCGGCGATCCCACGGGCGGAGAAGATGTCGTCGTCGGGATCGACGGCCCACGCCTTCTCCCAGTCCTGCAGCCCGAGAGGGCCCGAGCGTGGCAGCAGGATCCCGGGCACCGAGGAGATGTCCACCTCGTGGTGCCCCGCGCGGAAGATGCCGTGCACATCGAAGGCCGCGTCGAGGTCGGCGCCAGCAAGCCGGAATCGCTGCACGGGCGAGTCCAGCGACTCCGTGAGCCACTCCGCGAGCTCGCGCAGCGCCACGCCCGTCGTGTCGCCGAAGGCATAGAGCCTCCACCGGCCGTCGGCCACGTGCGCGTGGCCGAGGTGCATCGGGCGCGCGTCGGCAACGCGAATGACCGGCGAGGAGTGGAAGCGCGTGCCGATCTCGAAGCCGGTCGCGAGTCCCTGGTGCTCGCCGGTGCCGGTGAGCGTCGAGGGCCGGTAGCGGGTCGCGAGGCCTGCGGTGTACCTGCCCTGGCGCGCGAACTCGGCCTGCATCGCCTCGGCCGTCACGCCGCCATTCTCGGGGTGGTCGGGGTCGAGCGTCGGCTGCGCGATGAAGGCCGACCAGAAGCGGTCGAAGTCGATCAGGTCCTGCGCGACCGACTGCCGCTCCTCCGAGTAGGTCGCGAGCAGTCCCTCGGGCGCCCGCCCCTCGAGCACCGCGACGAGCTTCCAGCCGAGGTTGAACGCATCCTGCATCGACACGTTCATGCCCTGGCCCGCCTTGGCGGAGTGCGTGTGGCACGCGTCGCCCGCGATGAACACGTGGGGCTCGCGCTCGCCCACCAACTCCGCGGGGACGTCGTCGAAGCGATCGGTGAGTCGCTGTCCCACCTCGTACACCGACGACCACGCAACGGAGCGCACGTCGATCGAGTAGGGATGCAGGATCGCGTTCGCGACGTCCGCGAGCTGCGCCGCGGTCGTCCCGCGGATCGCCGAGTCGCCCGCCTTCACCTCGCCCAGGTCGACGTAGAGCCGCACCATGCTGCCGCCCTCGCGCGGGATCATGAGCAGGCTTCCCTTCCCCGCGGACTGGATGACGTTCTTGGTGCGCCAGTCGGGGAAGTCGGTGGTCGCGAGCACGTCCATGACGCCCCACGCATGATTGGCGGCGTCGCCCTTGAGCTCACGCCCGATCGCGGTGCGCACCGCGCTGCGCGCGCCGTCGCAGCCGACGACGTAGCGCGCCCGGACGGTGCGCACCTCGCCCTCGCGCTCGCCGCCCGCCTGACGCAGGGTCACCGTCACGGGGTAGCCCCCCTCCCCCACGGTCAGATCGACGAGCTCGACGCCGTAGTCCACCGTGAGCCGGCTGGGCTGCTTGGCCGCGTAGTCCAGCAGGTACTCCTGCATGCGGGCCTGGTTGACGATCACGTGCGGGAACTCGCTGAGCCCGGGCGGGGTGTCCTGGACCCAGCCGGTGCGCTCGATCCTGTCGCGGTCCGCGGACGACGGTCCCCAGAATCGCACCTCGTTGACCCAGTACGCCTCGCGCACGAGGGCGTCGGCGAGGCCGAAGGCCTGGAACATCTCGACAGTGCGGCACGCGACGCCGTCGGCGTGGCCGAGCTCGAGCGGGGTCGCGCGGCGCTCGATCACGCGCGTACTGATGCCGGGGAACGCGGCGAGCTGCGCGGCGAGCACCGCGCCCGCCGGTCCGGTGCCGACGATGAGCACGTCGAGCTGCTCGGGGATCTCGGCGGAGCGGGCGAGCGCCTGGGGCGCCGCGGGCCTGAGGTCGGGGTCGCCGGGGCGGTAGCCGTCGCGGTAGAACTGCATGCTGATCTCCTTTGATCAGTGATGCGTGCCGGGGTGGGATCAGAATAAGTCAGTACCCCAACGATTTCAAGGACGCGTCAACAGATGGGGCCGTCACCCCCGGCAGATCACGTTTCCTTGGCGAGGAGGACCGGTGCTTCGCTGACCGGCCCCGTCGCGCGGTACAACTGAGGCCATGGCGAAGGCGACCGACCCCACCGAGCCCGTGATCGGCGAGCTGCGACTCGACGACCTGGCCGAGGGCTTCCCCGGCGACCTCGGCCCGCACGAGCGCTGCGACGGCCTGCGATTCATCGACCTGGACCTCGGCGACCGCGACCTCACCGGCGCGACCCTGAGCGAGTGCGAGCTCCTCGGCTGCGACCTGCACGAGACCAGGCTGAACCTCGCCCGCGTGGTCGAGACCCGCATCGTCCGGGCGAACGCACCCGTGCTCAAGGCGCCCCGCTCCGCGTGGCACGACGTCCGCCTCGACTCCTCAAGGCTCGGCGCGGTCGAGCTCTACGAGGCTGAGGT
It encodes:
- a CDS encoding MFS transporter, producing MTSQPADLTRSPGAVTAARNATLAVFTVNGFAFASWMSRVPDVKDMLDLTPGQLSLLLLALSIGSLVGLPVAGRIARRIGAANTVRLGGAVSMPGVLLAGIAVEAHASIPLVMVPLFMVGLGFGTWDVAQNLEGSIVEQSLRRAIMPWFHAGFSGGTVIGALLGALITWLAVPVGLHIGAAAVLGLAVMWWFTRDFLPAYDEGATEAVDVTGATRSPWLEPRTLLIGLIVLAAAFAEGTANDWMAVAFVDGHDTSNAMGVVALAVFLAFMTAGRILGTGLLDRYGRVVVLRTLFVTAVVGCLLVVFGPSWLAFIGVAIWGVGASLGFPVGMSAASDDPARAALRLSVVSTIGYGAFLMGPPLIGFLGDRVGVLDAMLTVGAVSLLAILVVPAARPLKRAGGA
- a CDS encoding FAD-dependent monooxygenase; the protein is MQFYRDGYRPGDPDLRPAAPQALARSAEIPEQLDVLIVGTGPAGAVLAAQLAAFPGISTRVIERRATPLELGHADGVACRTVEMFQAFGLADALVREAYWVNEVRFWGPSSADRDRIERTGWVQDTPPGLSEFPHVIVNQARMQEYLLDYAAKQPSRLTVDYGVELVDLTVGEGGYPVTVTLRQAGGEREGEVRTVRARYVVGCDGARSAVRTAIGRELKGDAANHAWGVMDVLATTDFPDWRTKNVIQSAGKGSLLMIPREGGSMVRLYVDLGEVKAGDSAIRGTTAAQLADVANAILHPYSIDVRSVAWSSVYEVGQRLTDRFDDVPAELVGEREPHVFIAGDACHTHSAKAGQGMNVSMQDAFNLGWKLVAVLEGRAPEGLLATYSEERQSVAQDLIDFDRFWSAFIAQPTLDPDHPENGGVTAEAMQAEFARQGRYTAGLATRYRPSTLTGTGEHQGLATGFEIGTRFHSSPVIRVADARPMHLGHAHVADGRWRLYAFGDTTGVALRELAEWLTESLDSPVQRFRLAGADLDAAFDVHGIFRAGHHEVDISSVPGILLPRSGPLGLQDWEKAWAVDPDDDIFSARGIADDGALVIVRPDQYVAHVLPLAARVELTDFFSAILLEREAAALG
- a CDS encoding TetR/AcrR family transcriptional regulator translates to MPQEPGARHDKEAGTYAKGDLRRAHIVSTALHLFADAGYERTSMVQAAAAAGISRAGLLHHFPTKDDLLAAVLEERDRLDDARHFDHLDPADPLGWLANLIRLTEFNATQPRLVRLFAVLSAESSSPDHPAHEYFARRYAATRSEYARVIAELVRQDLLAPGVEAEGLEVELIAFTDGVQVQWLLDPSIDMARLLRRRLQQLVTAPLPDPTPETTLRS
- a CDS encoding MarR family winged helix-turn-helix transcriptional regulator — encoded protein: MEIDDQEPQRYTGYLIRRAQQAHLAMWSRVVSTEITSVQYSILVILDQCGQASQRELCDRVDLDRSTVADLVRRMERRGLVARARDVDDARRNTVTLTEHGLAERARLKPLVEEANRRLTEGLSAEQREALRAGLRALLEG
- a CDS encoding helix-turn-helix domain-containing protein, translating into MSASDVVVNAPGFWVHRGGALPMTSAHRHDDLELNLVTRGSLEYLFGGRSLSVPAGSIAMFWAATPHRLVDSGDDAEAPEGCWLHVPLATVRGWGLPQDSLARLLRDRPLIVDAAGLGDLSAAFDRWATDLTTPETTTIALMEVQALAMRILRAARDGSAGGPGGRRGSSQMPDAVAAMAGFIALNFRDPVRVADVAAAVPLHPSTAMQVFRASLGITIGEYLTRCRVAEAQRLLITTSRPAGDIGIAAGFGTVSAFYEAFRRATGGPPAAYRRGLAAHEPPRS
- a CDS encoding phosphotransferase family protein, whose product is MESITKNRQPVEVLRRIVARAYGEAEVPEGEDFATELGEGYFNVAYRLVLRSGRQVVLKIAPPREVEVMTCERGAMRTELAALELLRSRTSAPVPEVDFADTTHELVDADWFVMPLIEGDSLSALEESEDVPVAVTAGLRRDLGVLNRGINEAVGVRFGPLLGDGFATWRECFAAMMEDILGDGERAGLDLGVEYDVVRAVVDGHLDALDEVTEPRLVEWDLWPGNVLVRDGRIVALIDHERALWGDPLIEAGFNGMDLPDFGDPTPFIEGYGLEFVTPEMARRRWLYSIYLVLLMTIETHYRQYPDDGPYEWAKGLLADLLAE
- a CDS encoding pentapeptide repeat-containing protein, with amino-acid sequence MAKATDPTEPVIGELRLDDLAEGFPGDLGPHERCDGLRFIDLDLGDRDLTGATLSECELLGCDLHETRLNLARVVETRIVRANAPVLKAPRSAWHDVRLDSSRLGAVELYEAEVDTVAVTGSKLSFVNLRGAKLKDVLFEDVVIDELDLSQATAERVAFRDCRIDTLLLHGARLTHLDLRGTELHTFGGLESARGAIVSPEQLLDLAPVMAAHLGIDVTG
- a CDS encoding MFS transporter, which produces MTISDEAAVTTESTHDSTSTTAEFGTPRRTIGLVLIAALGMYIMAMSMSTALSLRIASIAPDTKDVLYSRTVSVSALLMLVVIPVVGALSDRTTSRYGRRRPWIVGGLVVAVVAAAIAGLSANPIIIGAAYVILVTAMQSAFNAYAVIPVEAVPDAMRARVMGIMGLFGALAYSGGSYLTGALVEQPLLLMTAPILLAVLTVLPLLALYRDPAKAKSEVPALDVKELFGGLLVNPRKHPNFGWTWLARLLAGIAMASLLTYFVYYMLDVLEVPLTEVGAKAGLLTLISAPISIVFFTGSGWLSDKVGSRKPFVAAAAGLMALGLVLGAMADSFVSFAVAWSIFAMGQAIYLTVDLALCAAVLPDARDAGKDMAVFGLALSIPNIIVPAVGPTILSIGGGANYALLWIGAAVLCLVGAALMPLIRGVR
- a CDS encoding HAD family phosphatase translates to MVAADSGFAVLWDMDGVLIDSEPLLFEAERLAFAEHGVALTMEDKKPFIGLGGHEVMARMAEAFGVDADPAELGRAKLAHVVRLLGSVPGFAPTTALVRLLAARGVPMAVASGSSPEMIDTALRAVGLDDALATRVSVLEVAHGKPEPDVFLEAASRLGVAPGRCVVVEDAVPGVLAGKQAGARVLAIPYVTDPWDARFETADLVVRGGMDHADPDALLAWILGTEES
- the melA gene encoding alpha-galactosidase encodes the protein MTTTPRIVIIGAGGFVFPFRLIGDLMSHTALQSAEYVLMDIDADRVKRTADAARALAEHHSLQASVIETTSREEALTGADFVFITFQVGGVEAYKWDVEIPRKYGVDQTVGDTVGPGGVFRFLRSIQAYKAIADDMLRLCPDALLINYANPMAMATGYLNAQGISTVGLCHSVQGTTRMLARTLGIPYEEMSYVSAGINHQAWLLKLERDGEDLYPRLKEIMHRKHSLGRGAEDIAEDDGDHTGIAEGDSNYEGGNEQVRNAIMETFGCFQTESSHHASEYLPYFRKDPETVLRYIPERWDYYDICVNHDEQGDVDEQLANLTDSLEPSIEYGATIVNAAVTGVPAVIYGNVPNDGLILNLPADATVEVACLVDRNGIQPVALGELPPALAAVNRTNINVQLLALEAARTGNKEHVYQAVALDPLTGAHLTLEQIRDMTDELLEAHADGLPESLRLGA